CACCCTCGTCGAGTACCTCGACGCCATCGAGCCCCTGTCGCGCCACTTCCACCTGGTCATCCCGTCGGTGCCCGGCTACGCATTCTCCGGCCCCACGCACGAGCTGGGGTGGAACAACCAGCGCATCGCCAGGGCGTGGGCCGAGCTGATGGCCCGGTTGGGCTACGAGCGCTACGGCGCGGTCGGGAACGACGGCGGCTCGATGATCTCGCCCGAGGTCGGCAGGTTCGACCCGGAGCATGTCGTGGGCGTGCACGTCACCCAGCTGTTCTCGTTCCCCTCAGGCGACCCGGCCGAGTTCGCGGACCTGAGCGAGGAGGATCAGGCGGGCCTGGCCGTGCTCGACTGGTTCTGGAAGGAGAAGGGCGCCTTCAACGTGCTGCACTCCCAGCAGCCGCAGACCCTCGCCCACGCCATCGCCGACTCCCCCGCCGGGCTGCTCGGCTGGCTGGCCCAGCTCTTCGACGAGGACCTGGACGACGACTTCGTCCTGACCAACGCCTCGATCCACTGGTTCACCGGGACGGCCGGGTCGGCGATCCGGCAGTACTGGGAGAACGCCCGCATGGAGCAGCCCAAGGAGCCCACCACCGTGCCGACGGCACTGGCGATGAGCGAGGGCGACTTCAAGTCGATCCGCCGCTTCGCCGAGCGCGACCACGCCAACATCGTGTCGTGGAAGACGCTGCCGGCCCCGGTGCACGGGCACTACGCCGCGCACACCGCGCCCGAGGTCGTCGCGTCCGACATCGTCGCCTTCTTCAAGGGCCTCGGTCAGTAGCCCCCTTCCCCCGCTCCTCCTGGACCCACCGCACTTCGGCTGGGGTCCCTTGGGGAAGACGATGCACTGGGCCCGGCCGAAGGGCGAAGGGGGCGGTGCGCCGCCACCCATCCCCTTCGGCCGACGGGCGGCGGCGCGAGGGCCTTGGCGGGCGGGTCAGCCGGTGTTCTGGAGGCCCGCCGCGACGCCGTTGACCGACAGCAGCAGGAGTGTGGACAGGCGCTCGCGCTCCTGCTCCGACGGGTTGCCGGTGCGCAGCGCGCGCAGGGCCCGCAGCTGCAGGTGCGACAGCGCGTCCACGTACGGGTCGCGGAGCTGGACGGCGCGCGAGAGCACCTTGCGGTTCTCCAGCAGCCGCGTGTGGCCCGTGACCTGCAGCACCAGCTCGCGGGTCCGGTCGTACTCCTCCAGCACCTGCCGGCTGAAGTCCTCCCGGCCGCCGAGCGCCAGGTAGCGCTTGGCGATCGAGCGGTCGGTCTTGGCCAGCGACATCTCCGCGTTGTCGAGCATCGCGTTGAACAGCGGCCACTCCGCGTACGCCGCACGCAGCTCGTCGAGGGAGCCGACCGAGGCCAGGCCGGTGCCGAGGCCGTACCAGCCGGGCAGGTTGACCCGCGTCTGCGCCCACGCGAACACCCACGGGATCGCCCGCAGGTCGTCGAGCGAGCGGGGCGCGCCGAGGCCGCGGCGCGCGGGGCGCGAGCCCAGGCGGAGCGTGCCGATCTCCTCCAGCGGGCTGACCAGCCCGAACCACTCGGGGAAGCCAGGGGCCTCGGTCAGCGCGCGGTACGCCTGCTCCGACGCCGTGGCCACCTGCTCGGCCAGGCCGCGGAAGCGCTCGGCGGCGGCCGCCGTACGGTCGCCGACGGTGGGCGAGGAGGCCAGCAGCACGGCGTTGGCCACCTGCTCCATGTGGCGGCGGGCGATCGCGATGTGGCCGTAGCGGGCGAAGATGACCTCGCCCTGCTCGGTGACCTTGAACCGGCCCGCGACCGAGCCGGGCGCCTGTGCCAGCACCGCTCGGTTGGCCGGGCCGCCGCCGCGCCCGAGCGCGCCGCCGCGGCCGTGGAACATGCGGAGCTTCACGTCGTGCTTGGCCGCCCAGGCGGTCAGCTCCTCCTGCGCCTCGTAGAGCCGGAGCGTGGCGGCGGCGGGACCGAGCTCCTTGGCCGAGTCGGAGTAGCCCAGCATGATCTCCATGCGCCGCCCGGTGGTCGCCAGCCGCGCCTGCACCTCCGGGATCTCGAGCATGCCGGTCAGCACGTCCGGCGAATTGGCGAGGTCCTGGCCCGACTCGAACAGCGGCACCACGTCGAGCACGGGAGCCCGGTCGCCGAGCGCGTGCCTGGCCAGCTCGTAGACGGCGGCGAGGTCGTCGGCCGAGCGGGTGAACGAGACCACGTAACGGGAGCAGGCCGTGACGCCGAACCTCTCCTGGATCCAGGCGATGACCCGGATCGTGGCCAGCACCTCCTCGGTGCGCTCCGACAGCTCGCCGCCGGCCCTGACCTCCTCCAGGGCCGCCGCGTGCACCTGGGAGTGCTGGCGCACCTCCAGCTCGGCCAGGTGGAAGCCGAACGTCTCCACCTGCCAGATGAGGTGCTGCAGCTCCCCGTACGCCTGCCGCGGCGTGGAGCCGGCCAGCGACTCCTGCGCCAGGCGGAGATCGGCCAGCAGCTCGGCGGGCGAGCGGTAGGCGAGGTCGAGGTCGCGGCGGCGGGTGGCGGCGATGCGCGTGGCCACGAACAGCAGCCACTGCCGGTGCGGCTCGCGCGGCGAGCGGGTGGCCAGCTCGGAGACCACGTCGGGGTAGGCGTCCACGGCGGCGGCCAGCGCCGACTTCAGCCCGGACGACGGCGGGGCGAGCTGGACGGAGGCGGTCAGCGTGCGGGCGATGCGCGCGCAGGCGGTCTCAAGGGCCGACAGCACGTGCTCGGACTGGATCTGGATGGTCTCGCGGGTCACCCTGGCCGTGACATTGGGGTTGCCGTCGCGGTCGCCGCCGATCCAGCTGCCGTACCGGATGAAGGGCCTGGCCTGCGGCGGGCGGGTGCCGGTGTGCTCGTCGAGCGCGGCGTCCAGCGAGCGGTAGACCTGGGGCACCATGCGGAACAACGTCTCGTCGAAGGCCGCCATGGCCGTGCGTACCTCGTCGAGCGGGTCGAGCTTGGTCGAGCGGAGCTGGGCCGTGCGCCACAGGAGGTCGATCTCCTCCAGCAGGCGGCGCTTGCTCTCGGAGCGCTCGGAGGCGCCCCGGCCCGGCGCGTTGTACTCGGTGAGCTGGCCGCTGATGCGCTGGATGGCGGTCACGACCGCGCGCCTGCGTGCCTCGGTGGGGTGCGCGGTGAGCACCGGGTGCAGCTCCAGGCCCTCGAGCAGCTCGGTGACGCGCTCGTGGCCCAGCTGCTGCACGGCCTGGGCCAGCGACTCGCGCTGCACCTTGCCCTCGGCGTCACGCTCGCGCAGCGTGCGGATGCGGTAGTGCTCCTCGGCGAGGTTGGCCAAGTGGAAATAGCAGGTGAACGCGCGGGCGACGGCCACCGCCCGCTCGATCTCCCAACCTTCGACCATGGCGGTGATCTCGTCGGCGGAGATCTCGCCTCTGCGTGCTGTGATGACGGCCTTGCGCAGCCGTTCGACGTCTGCCAGCAGGTCCTCACCGCCCTGCTCGGCAAGCACCTGGCCGAGCAGTTTGCCCAGCAGGCGCACATCATGGCGTAGCTCGTCCGGCATCTCGGTAACGGCGGCGCTGCGACGCTCGAACCCCTGGTCAATCATGTTTTGAAGGGTATCGACTCGTTCTGGGAAGCCGTAGACCGGTCTCGCCCATTGGACTAGACCACTCAACTACCTTTGGAAACAGCCCCCAGCAGCTCCGGCATCTTGGCGAATCCGAGCTTGGCGGCCAGCCGCCTGCCGAGTGTCTCGACCAGCAGTCCGTAGAACGGCGCCAGCGCGCACACCCAGAACCAGCCGAGCACCAGCGGCACCACGAACGGCAGCGACAGCAGAGCGATGCCGGCCGTGGCCGCCAGGGCCGAGGCGAACGCCTGCCCGCCCTGCCCGGGCGCGGCGCTGCTGAAGGCGTTCATGCGCTCGGGCACCGTGTACGGCACCACCACGCTCGTCACGGAGCCGACGCCGAGCCCGACCCCGAGCGCGCCCCATCCGGCCAGGGCCGCGGGGACGATCGAGGCGGGATGGCCGGTGAACAGGCTGGTGGCGACCGCGATCACGCCGAGCAGCGGCACGGCGATCAGCGCGTTGGCCAGGTGGCGGCCGGCCAGGTCGATGCCCAGGCCGCGTTCGGAGCCGAACGCGACGGCGTTCATCCACAGCGAGCGGCCGTCGATGCCGAACGCGTTGCCCGACTGCAGCGCGATCATCAGGGCGCCGAGGGAGGTGATCACGATCGACGCCCCTTCCCCGCTCCCGCTGTTCCTGGTGAACGAGAACGCCAGCACGGCGGTCACCACGATCGCGCTGAACCAGCCGACGCGGGACCTGGGCTCACGCCTGATGTACTTCAGCTCCTTGGTCACCACGGCCGCCAGCGGCCCGTCCGGCAGGAGCCGGTCGGTCAGACCGCTCTCCTTGCGTACGGAGGCGCCCTGGGTGGAGACGTCGGGCGTGACGAGGGCCCTGCTCAGCGCCTTGATCCACAGCCAGCCGAGCGCCACCACGAGCACGGCGACGAACGCCAGCTCGGCCAGCCCCACGAGGCCGCCGTCCGCCATCGCGTGCGCGGCCATGCCCGGCGGGGTCCACCTGAACACGGCCGCCACACCGGCCATCATCGCCGCCGGGTCGCCGAGCCCCCGGTTCATCACGAGGTTGGGCAGCTGCGCGAGCACCACCACGAGCAGCGCGGCCACGGCCAGCACGTCGCGGCCGCGCCGGCTGCGCAGCGCGCCGGAGAGCGAGGTGGTGATCAGCCGCGACGTCACCACGCAGAGCGCGAACTGCAGCAGCACGGCCGGCACCCCGAGCAGCACGCCGCCGACGCCGTTCGCCAGGCCGACCAGCGCGCCCGCCGTGACGATCAGCATGGCCGCCGGCCAGACGCCGGTCACGGACGCGGTGAACAGGCCGATCGCCAGCTCGCGCGTGCGCAGCGGGAGCAGCGACAGCTTCGCCGGGTCGAGCGTGTCGTCCAGGCCGAACGCGAGCAGCGGCACGATCATCCAGCTGATGAGGAACATCGTGAACGCGATGATCACGAGCTGGGCGGCGATGTCGTGGCTCGCCAGGCGGAGCAGGCTCATCAGGAGGAAGCCGAGCGCGGCCAGGCCGACGGCGGCGATCAGGGTGAAGACGAAGCCGAGCTTGCGCTGGACGTCGCCGCGCAGGTTGCCGGCCAATAACCGGAGCTTGAGCTGGGCGAAGAGGGCGACCGTGCTCATCGCTGTTCCTCCGGCCTGGCGCCGAGCCAGGTCAGACCGGCCTCGCCGTGGCCGCGGGGACCGCCGACCAGCTCCAGGAACGCCTGGTTGAGACTGCGCCCGCCGCGTACGTCCGCCAGCGGCCCCTGAGCCACGATGTGGCCGGCGCTCATCACCGACACCCAGTCGCACAGCCGCTCGACCAGGTCCATCACGTGGCTGGAGAAGATCACGGTCGAGCCGGACGCGGTGAAGCGCCGCAGCACGTCGGTGAGGGTGTTGGCGCTGACCGGGTCGACGCCCTCGAACGGCTCGTCGAGGAAGAGCACCGACGGGTTGTGCAGGAGCGCGGCGGCCAGGCCGATCTTCTTGCGCATGCCGGTGGAGTAGTCGACGACCAGCTTGTCGGCCGCGCCGTCCAGGTCCATCACGGCCAGCAGCTCGCTCGCGCGCTGCTCGACGTCGGCCTTGGGGATGCCGCGCAGCCGGCCGTTGTAGAGGAGCAGCTCGCGGCCCGACAGGCGCTCGAACAGCCGCAGCCCCTCCGGCAGCACGCCGATGCGGGTCTTGACCTCGACGGGGTCGCGCCAGACATCGAACCCGTCGATCTCGGCCGAGCCGCCGTCGGGACGGAGCAGACCGGTGATCATGCTCAGTGTGGTGGTCTTGCCCGCGCCGTTGGGCCCGACGAGCCCGGCGAAACTGCCCGCCGGGACCACGAGATCGACGCCCGCCACGGCGACCTGCGGCCCGTACCGCTTGAACAGCCCCTGCGTGCGAACCGCGTCCGTCATGGAATCAACTCTAGGAGGAGGACTAATCTTGCGCGCATGACCACAGCTGCGGAATCGATACCGGAACAGCCGGATATTCACACCACTGCTGGGAAAATCGCCGACCTTGAGCGGCGCCTCGACGAGGCCGCGCACGCGGGCTCCGCGGCCGCGGTGGACAAGCAGCACGCCAAGGGCAAGATGACCGCCAGGGAGCGGGTGCTCGCGCTGCTGGACGAGGGTTCGTTCGTGGAGTTCGACGAGTTCGCCAGGCACCGGTCCACGATGTTCGGGCTGGAGAAGCGGCGGCCGTACGGCGACGGCGTCATCACCGGGCACGGCACGGTCGACGGCCGGCAGGTGTGCGTGTTCTCTCAGGACGTGACCGTGTTCGGCGGCTCGCTCGGCGAGGTGTACGGCGAGAAGATCGTCAAGGTGCTGGACATGGCGATCAAGACCGGATGCCCGATCATCGGCATCAACGAGGGCGGCGGCGCGCGCATCCAGGAGGGCGTGGTCGCGCTCGGCCTCTACGCGGAGATCTTCAAGCGCAACGTGCACGCGTCCGGCGTGATCCCGCAGATCTCGCTCATCATGGGCGCCGCGGCCGGCGGGCACGTCTACTCCCCCGCGCTGACCGACTTCGTCGTGATGGTGGATCAGACGTCCCACATGTTCATCACGGGGCCCGACGTGATCAAGACGGTGACGGGCGAGGAGGTCACGTTCGAGGAGCTCGGCGGGGCCCACGCGCACAACACGAAGTCGGGCGTGGCCCACTACCAGGCCGCCGACGAGCAGGACGCGCTGGAGTACGTGAAGGCGCTGCTGTCGTACCTGCCGTCGAACAATCTGGACGAGGCCCCGATCTTCGAGGCCGCCGCCGACCTGGAGCCCGATCCGGAGCTCGACGAGCTGATCCCCGACTCGGCCAACCAGCCGTACGACATGCACCGGGTGATCGAGCACGTGCTGGACGACGGGGAGTTCCTGGAGGTCCACGCGCTGTTCGCGCCCAACGTCGTGGTGGGGTACGGCCGCCTGGACGGCCAGCCGGTCGGCGTCGTGGCCAACCAGCCCATGCATTTCGCGGGATGTCTGGATATCAATGCATCGGAGAAGGCCGCCAGATTTATACGAACATGTGATGCCTTTAATATTCCTATACTGACTTTTGTGGATGTGCCGGGATTCCTTCCTGGGACCGATCAGGAATGGAACGGAATCATCCGCCGGGGCGCCAAGCTCCTCTACGCCTACGCCGAGGCCACCGTGCCGCTCATCACGGTGATCACGCGCAAGGCGTACGGCGGCGCGTACGACGTCATGGGCTCCAAGCACCTCGGCGCGGACGTCAACCTGGCCTGGCCGACCGCCCAGATCGCGGTCATGGGCGCACAGGGCGCGGTCAACATCCTCTACCGGCGCGAGCTGGCCGCGTCCGCGGACCCCGAGGCCGAGCGCGCGCGGCTCGTCACCGAGTACGAGGACACGCTGGCGAACCCCTATATCGCGGCGGAGCGCGGCTACGTGGACGCGGTGATCCGGCCGGCCGAAACCCGGTCCCAGGTTGTGCGGGCGCTGCGGGCGCTCAGGAACAAGCGGGCGACGCTCCCGCCGAAGAAGCATGGGAACATCCCGCTATGACGGCAGATCTGCGAATTGTCCGAGGCGACGCCACGCCCGAAGAGATCGCGGCGTTGGTGGCCGTACTCGCGGCACGACAGGGCTCCCGGACCGAACCGGAGAAGTCTCCAGTACCGCAAAGACAAACGTGGCGAAACCCAGCCAGAGGTATGCGTAAGCCTGTCGTCCCAGGGAAGTCGGCTTGGCGGGTGAGCGCACTACCCTAGATAGATCCTGGGAAACGGGTGTCAAGCACCCCGGGAGTTGGGACTATCTAGAGAAAGTAGGCGTATATAGTCGGCCGATCAACTAACACCGCGGCCTGGAGGACGACATGGCCATCCCAGACCTCATGCCGCATCCTGTGGCAGCCAAGTACGCCGTCCTGGTGGATGTCGGTTATCTGTACGCGGCGGCAGGTGAAGTGCTGCTCGCCGCGAAGGAACGCAAGGAATATCGGGTGGCCGCCGATGAGCTCATCCAGAGTCTACAGAAACATGCAGAGGAACGTATTTCCGGCGAACTTCTGCGGATCTATTGGTATGACGCAGCCCGTGATCGCGTGCCCACCGTCGACCAGCGTGTCATCGCTCAGCTGCCCTGGGTCAAGGTGCGACTTGGCAACCTGAACGCCCGTGGCCAGCAGAAGGGCGTGGACGCGCAGATCAGGAGTGATCTGGAGGCACTGGCGAGGCATCATGCGGTCACCGACACGATCCTGTTGGCGGGCGATGAGGACATGGTTCCGGCGGTCGAGGCGGCGCAGGCGTACGGCGTCCGCATCCACCTGTGGGGCGTCGAGCCGCCTTACGGCACCAACCAGGCCGAGCGCCTGGTGTGGGAGTCCGACACCGTAGAAGTGATCTCCGCTGATTTTCTGAGGCCCTTTTTCAGCCGTGCTCCGCAGCCCGTCCCTGTCACTCCGCCGGCCGCCGCTCCTTCGCCCGCGCAGGTCTTCGCCGGGCGAACGCCCGTCAAGCCGCACGCCAAGCCCGGCCAGGTGGCCAAGCTCGGGCC
The nucleotide sequence above comes from Nonomuraea helvata. Encoded proteins:
- a CDS encoding epoxide hydrolase family protein is translated as MSIRPFRIEIPQTDLDDLQARLALTRFTDEIAGADQGVSVERVKRLVGYWRDGFDWRAQEARLNAYPQFTTEIDGQNIHFIHVRNENPDALALILTHGWPGTLVEYLDAIEPLSRHFHLVIPSVPGYAFSGPTHELGWNNQRIARAWAELMARLGYERYGAVGNDGGSMISPEVGRFDPEHVVGVHVTQLFSFPSGDPAEFADLSEEDQAGLAVLDWFWKEKGAFNVLHSQQPQTLAHAIADSPAGLLGWLAQLFDEDLDDDFVLTNASIHWFTGTAGSAIRQYWENARMEQPKEPTTVPTALAMSEGDFKSIRRFAERDHANIVSWKTLPAPVHGHYAAHTAPEVVASDIVAFFKGLGQ
- a CDS encoding phosphoenolpyruvate carboxylase, which encodes MIDQGFERRSAAVTEMPDELRHDVRLLGKLLGQVLAEQGGEDLLADVERLRKAVITARRGEISADEITAMVEGWEIERAVAVARAFTCYFHLANLAEEHYRIRTLRERDAEGKVQRESLAQAVQQLGHERVTELLEGLELHPVLTAHPTEARRRAVVTAIQRISGQLTEYNAPGRGASERSESKRRLLEEIDLLWRTAQLRSTKLDPLDEVRTAMAAFDETLFRMVPQVYRSLDAALDEHTGTRPPQARPFIRYGSWIGGDRDGNPNVTARVTRETIQIQSEHVLSALETACARIARTLTASVQLAPPSSGLKSALAAAVDAYPDVVSELATRSPREPHRQWLLFVATRIAATRRRDLDLAYRSPAELLADLRLAQESLAGSTPRQAYGELQHLIWQVETFGFHLAELEVRQHSQVHAAALEEVRAGGELSERTEEVLATIRVIAWIQERFGVTACSRYVVSFTRSADDLAAVYELARHALGDRAPVLDVVPLFESGQDLANSPDVLTGMLEIPEVQARLATTGRRMEIMLGYSDSAKELGPAAATLRLYEAQEELTAWAAKHDVKLRMFHGRGGALGRGGGPANRAVLAQAPGSVAGRFKVTEQGEVIFARYGHIAIARRHMEQVANAVLLASSPTVGDRTAAAAERFRGLAEQVATASEQAYRALTEAPGFPEWFGLVSPLEEIGTLRLGSRPARRGLGAPRSLDDLRAIPWVFAWAQTRVNLPGWYGLGTGLASVGSLDELRAAYAEWPLFNAMLDNAEMSLAKTDRSIAKRYLALGGREDFSRQVLEEYDRTRELVLQVTGHTRLLENRKVLSRAVQLRDPYVDALSHLQLRALRALRTGNPSEQERERLSTLLLLSVNGVAAGLQNTG
- a CDS encoding ABC transporter ATP-binding protein — protein: MTDAVRTQGLFKRYGPQVAVAGVDLVVPAGSFAGLVGPNGAGKTTTLSMITGLLRPDGGSAEIDGFDVWRDPVEVKTRIGVLPEGLRLFERLSGRELLLYNGRLRGIPKADVEQRASELLAVMDLDGAADKLVVDYSTGMRKKIGLAAALLHNPSVLFLDEPFEGVDPVSANTLTDVLRRFTASGSTVIFSSHVMDLVERLCDWVSVMSAGHIVAQGPLADVRGGRSLNQAFLELVGGPRGHGEAGLTWLGARPEEQR
- a CDS encoding acyl-CoA carboxylase subunit beta translates to MTTAAESIPEQPDIHTTAGKIADLERRLDEAAHAGSAAAVDKQHAKGKMTARERVLALLDEGSFVEFDEFARHRSTMFGLEKRRPYGDGVITGHGTVDGRQVCVFSQDVTVFGGSLGEVYGEKIVKVLDMAIKTGCPIIGINEGGGARIQEGVVALGLYAEIFKRNVHASGVIPQISLIMGAAAGGHVYSPALTDFVVMVDQTSHMFITGPDVIKTVTGEEVTFEELGGAHAHNTKSGVAHYQAADEQDALEYVKALLSYLPSNNLDEAPIFEAAADLEPDPELDELIPDSANQPYDMHRVIEHVLDDGEFLEVHALFAPNVVVGYGRLDGQPVGVVANQPMHFAGCLDINASEKAARFIRTCDAFNIPILTFVDVPGFLPGTDQEWNGIIRRGAKLLYAYAEATVPLITVITRKAYGGAYDVMGSKHLGADVNLAWPTAQIAVMGAQGAVNILYRRELAASADPEAERARLVTEYEDTLANPYIAAERGYVDAVIRPAETRSQVVRALRALRNKRATLPPKKHGNIPL
- a CDS encoding acyl-CoA carboxylase subunit epsilon, whose amino-acid sequence is MTADLRIVRGDATPEEIAALVAVLAARQGSRTEPEKSPVPQRQTWRNPARGMRKPVVPGKSAWRVSALP
- a CDS encoding NYN domain-containing protein codes for the protein MAIPDLMPHPVAAKYAVLVDVGYLYAAAGEVLLAAKERKEYRVAADELIQSLQKHAEERISGELLRIYWYDAARDRVPTVDQRVIAQLPWVKVRLGNLNARGQQKGVDAQIRSDLEALARHHAVTDTILLAGDEDMVPAVEAAQAYGVRIHLWGVEPPYGTNQAERLVWESDTVEVISADFLRPFFSRAPQPVPVTPPAAAPSPAQVFAGRTPVKPHAKPGQVAKLGPSRPRVEDVGEHVAQKWILTRGRDNIRDLLPGPILPTVIDTELLIEAEKELGHSLRPYPEARVWLRDGFWARVYREFDLGVGVSSK